In Desulfomonile tiedjei DSM 6799, a genomic segment contains:
- a CDS encoding TIGR04295 family B12-binding domain-containing radical SAM protein: MKFALVNPNWTFHSSVYFGCRSAHFPLELGYAKAILESEGHEAIIIDAHLFDLALSDLHRTVSKFAPNFTILLTAPTYLFWRCPPPELREPQIVARALRKTGGRLIAAGPHGSITPECTREKLGIDAVIRGECEDVVSRLFMAWEEIPSLHFPGRTYSAQPNEVDLNRIPALIWPDEWVARHAHHHHRFETVPEGPGAEVESSRGCPFRCIFCAKEYFRTKYRRRPLKILFDEIDRLQSQGVKYLYFIDETFFPRRELLNELALRDIKFGIQTRIDLWNRETLALLGKAGCVSIEAGVESITDDGRNSLQKDCRKSTKQITDLLVTTRQFVPFVQANLIRVPGDNLADIREWRETLQKQGIWANDPVPMFPYPGSPAYRQLWGSPDSCSWERAHRYYLAEHSHFSDIQNQQPMSLEEVELSNDEVTEKSPEMFCSSDVLSSLK; the protein is encoded by the coding sequence ATGAAATTTGCGCTGGTCAACCCCAACTGGACATTTCATTCCAGCGTTTACTTTGGTTGTCGATCTGCTCACTTTCCTCTCGAATTGGGCTATGCAAAGGCCATTCTGGAGTCTGAGGGTCATGAGGCCATAATCATCGATGCTCACTTGTTCGACCTGGCTCTGAGCGATCTTCATAGGACAGTCTCCAAATTTGCTCCGAATTTTACGATACTTCTTACGGCACCGACTTACCTGTTCTGGCGGTGTCCACCTCCGGAACTGCGCGAACCGCAGATCGTAGCCCGTGCACTTCGCAAAACAGGCGGCCGGCTCATTGCGGCCGGACCGCATGGATCGATAACTCCTGAATGCACACGGGAAAAGCTCGGAATAGATGCTGTGATCAGGGGAGAATGCGAAGACGTTGTGTCGCGGCTTTTCATGGCATGGGAAGAAATTCCTTCACTGCATTTTCCAGGACGCACATACTCAGCACAACCCAATGAAGTGGATTTGAACCGGATACCTGCGCTTATCTGGCCGGATGAGTGGGTCGCGCGACACGCGCATCATCACCATCGTTTCGAGACTGTTCCGGAAGGACCGGGGGCTGAAGTGGAATCGTCCAGAGGGTGCCCTTTCAGGTGCATCTTCTGTGCGAAGGAATACTTTCGCACGAAGTATAGAAGACGACCTCTGAAGATTCTCTTCGACGAAATCGACCGCCTGCAGTCGCAGGGGGTGAAGTACCTGTACTTTATTGACGAAACATTCTTTCCCCGAAGGGAGTTGTTGAACGAACTCGCTCTGAGGGACATAAAATTCGGCATTCAAACGCGAATCGATTTATGGAACAGAGAAACCCTTGCGTTGTTGGGCAAAGCCGGATGCGTCTCTATCGAAGCTGGTGTCGAAAGTATTACCGATGATGGGCGAAATAGCCTGCAGAAAGATTGCCGAAAAAGCACCAAACAAATCACTGACTTGCTCGTGACTACCCGACAATTTGTTCCGTTTGTCCAGGCCAACCTGATTCGAGTACCCGGCGACAATCTGGCAGACATACGTGAGTGGCGAGAAACTTTGCAGAAGCAAGGTATTTGGGCGAACGATCCTGTGCCGATGTTCCCGTACCCTGGTTCACCGGCATACCGGCAGTTGTGGGGATCGCCGGATTCCTGTTCCTGGGAGCGTGCCCACAGATACTACCTGGCCGAGCATTCGCATTTCAGCGACATTCAGAATCAACAGCCTATGTCTCTTGAAGAGGTGGAGTTGTCCAATGATGAAGTCACTGAGAAAAGCCCCGAAATGTTTTGTTCATCTGATGTTCTTTCTAGCCTGAAATAA
- a CDS encoding NAD-dependent epimerase/dehydratase family protein: MARHVLIIGGAGFIGSHLTDELLHTGYRVRVLDNLCAQVHGPGCKRPQYLSGDAELIVGDVCCLETVKAALKNVDDVYHLAAMVGVGQSMYAIRDYTDVNDVGTATLLQALVERPVRRLIVASSMSIYGEGLYRDMDGRPTFPHNRVLRDLEKGEWELSDHFGRYLTPVYTPESKPPHLSSVYALSKYSQEQMSFIVGKAYKIPVVALRLFNVYGTRQALSNPYTGVLAIFASRILNNRSPLIYEDGLQQRDFVHVSDVARACRLALEVSSAAGQIFNIGSGNRYTILEIGYRLAEILGKEHLIPEITGRFRFGDIRHCFADISLARRVLGYEPRVRLEDGLTELAEWVAGQTAVDRCEQAGYELQCRGLIHETALVRTPRMERIRIR, from the coding sequence ATGGCTCGTCATGTCTTAATTATTGGAGGAGCAGGTTTCATTGGTTCACATCTTACTGACGAATTGCTTCACACAGGATATAGGGTTCGCGTTCTTGACAATCTGTGCGCTCAGGTGCATGGGCCCGGCTGCAAGCGCCCTCAGTATCTGTCCGGAGACGCAGAGCTGATTGTTGGGGACGTCTGTTGCCTTGAGACTGTAAAGGCTGCTCTGAAGAATGTCGATGACGTGTACCATCTGGCAGCCATGGTCGGTGTCGGCCAAAGCATGTACGCTATTCGCGATTACACGGATGTGAATGACGTCGGGACGGCGACCCTACTGCAGGCTCTCGTGGAAAGACCGGTCCGAAGGCTTATAGTCGCTTCTTCTATGAGCATCTACGGTGAGGGTCTCTACAGGGACATGGATGGCAGGCCGACTTTTCCCCATAATAGAGTCTTACGGGATCTGGAGAAAGGCGAATGGGAGCTGAGCGATCATTTCGGGCGATATTTGACGCCGGTCTATACCCCGGAATCCAAACCCCCTCACCTCTCGTCCGTATATGCACTATCCAAGTACAGTCAGGAACAGATGAGTTTCATCGTGGGTAAAGCATACAAGATTCCGGTTGTGGCTCTAAGGCTTTTCAACGTGTATGGCACTCGTCAGGCTCTTTCAAATCCTTACACTGGTGTTTTGGCCATTTTTGCGAGTCGGATTCTCAATAACCGATCCCCTCTGATTTACGAAGACGGCCTTCAGCAAAGGGATTTCGTACATGTCAGCGATGTGGCAAGAGCGTGTCGTCTCGCGCTGGAAGTCTCTTCAGCCGCAGGTCAGATATTCAATATTGGAAGCGGAAACAGGTACACCATTTTGGAGATAGGATACCGTCTCGCTGAAATCCTCGGCAAAGAACATTTGATCCCCGAGATCACGGGACGTTTTCGATTCGGCGATATACGCCATTGTTTTGCTGATATTTCCCTTGCAAGGCGAGTACTGGGATACGAACCGCGTGTTAGACTCGAAGACGGTCTCACTGAGCTTGCCGAATGGGTTGCCGGTCAGACAGCAGTAGATCGCTGTGAACAGGCAGGTTACGAGCTTCAGTGTAGAGGACTTATTCACGAGACTGCTCTCGTTAGGACTCCACGTATGGAGCGGATCCGAATCCGATGA